In Sesamum indicum cultivar Zhongzhi No. 13 linkage group LG1, S_indicum_v1.0, whole genome shotgun sequence, the sequence GCATCGTTCTTTTCCTTActgaaatttcttttcctctgcTGCACAGGTCGAGCGGTGGGGTCCACATTCAACCGATGCACGATCACTTCCGGGTCGATCCCGGTGAAATCCGACGGGCTCCACGCGAACATATCCGCattttttcttagaaaatCTATCATGGCCATCTCCCCTTCGTTGAGGCTGGAACCTATCCTGGTCGTCTTGCTGGGGTCTTCAGCAGCGAGCTGAATAGCCTTGTATTCCTCGCTGGGTTTCAGGTGTTCAGCTTCATACGGTCGAGGCTCCGCGTCCTCCCGAACCTTCTGTTTCTTCGACCTCGGCTCTCCCTTTATCGACAAGTTGTAGCATTTGCGAGCCTCCTTCTGGTCGCATGATACCTCCCCGATTCCATATTCAGTGGGGAATTTCATCTTCATATGGTATGTGGAGATCACCGCCTTGAACGAATTTAACCCCGGTCGACCCAGTATGACATTGTACGTGAATGGGGTATCAACCACTAGGAATTTGACCATCAGCGTTTTTCTCTTCGGCTCTTCGCCCATGGACACCGGCAGCTCTATTGTCCCAAGTGAGGCCACTTCGCTTCCTCCAAATCCGACCAGCGGAGTTTTCACGGGCTCGAGCCTCGCATTCTCCAGCCCCATCCGGTCTACGACACTTTTGAAAATGATGTCTGCCGAGCTCCCGCTGTCTATCAACACTTTATGGACGGTGAAGTTCGCGATGTCGAGCTTGATGACCATGGGGTCGTTCTCTCCGCCATCCTCCAATCTGTCCGAACTATTAAATGAGATGGCCTCTTCACCCTCCACCTTCATCACGAATTCTTTCTGTCTCACCGATCCTGCTGTTCGGGCGCATCTTTTCCGTGTTCGACCCAAATCTCCTGCAGTCGACCCTCCCGCTATTGTGTATATGACACCTTTTGTGGGTGCGTTGTTCCCACCCATCGGAGGTTTGTCTGTCCTTGATGGGCACGGATTTCTATCTCGGTCCGGGCTTCTCGATCGGCTTCTCCTTCCTCCTCCACCAATTTTGCAGTTTGGGGGCACGCGATCTCTGAAATGCCCCTGCCGAACGAGCCTTTCGATCTCATCTTTCAGTTGGTAGCACTCTTCTGTGCTGTGTCCTCTCTCCCGATGGAAGCGGCAGTACTTGTTAGACATCTTCTTGGTGGGAGTGTACCTCGTATGTCTTGGCCATTTCAGCACGTCAGCGTTTTCTACCATCATTAGAGCCTTCTCCCGGGACATGGCCAACGGAGTGTAGTTGTGATATTTTGGCACATACTTAGGCTCCTTCCGTTTCTCGATTTTTGGCTTGTCatttcctcctcctcttccctCGTGAGGTCGTCTGGGAACATACTCACGTTCCCTTCGCTCCGAATCTTTCATCGCGTTCATCTCCTCCTCGTCAATATACTTCTGCGCTATCGCCATCAGTTGCTCCACATCGTAGGGCGGGTCGCGCGCGAGGGCGGAGGCGAAAGAGCCTTTCCTGAGTCCGTGTATGAGGATACTCACAAGCATGTCAATCCTCAGTTCTTGCACCTCCAGGGTCTCATTGTTGAATCGTCCCATGAAATTTTTCAGCgtttcatcttctttttgtcGGATGTTAAACAGATGAGTAGCCGAcctcttttgtttcttcttgcttgcaaaatgaaaattaaactTTTGCACGAGTTGCTCGTAGGACTCGATGCTTCCACGGGGTAGGTTCGTGAACCATTCCTGGGCTTTCCCCGTCAGTGTGGTTGCGAACAATTTAGCCATTATCGGGGCTGACTGTCCGTAAAGATTCATCACCATCTCAAAGGCGGCCACGTGCTCCTGAGGGTCTCTCATCCCATCATACCTCCTCAAATCGGGCACTCTGAACCCGGGCTCGACAGTCTGAACAAGGATTTCATTACAGAAAGGGGAGTTCTTGTTTTGCGCTACGATCTCCCCTCGTTTCTTCAACTCGTCTATCTGTTTGTTCAAGCTATGTATCTGTTTGCCCACGCTCTCCACTTCGGCCCTGGATATGACCGGCTCTCTTCTTTTTGCGCGTCCATGGCTGCTGGAACCTGCATCGGATGATGCCGGTCGCTTGCTGCGGTACTCATGTTCTCCCTGGACTCTAGACTCTCTTATTGGCTCCACGTTTTCAAATAACTGCCTTCTAGCAGTTTCTTTGACCAGGGGGGTTGCTGTTCTCCGTTCATATTCTACTATGGCCTTTCGGCTTGCCTCGTCTATCATCCTCTGCAGCTCATCCTGTGTGATTTGGATGGTTGCACCTGCTCCTCTCCTTGGTGTTTCTTCCTCGGCGGCATTTCTCCTCGATGAACCCTCCATAACGATAGAATTCTCAGaagttcccacagacggcgccaactgatccgggtcgaattattcTATCTCCTGCGACGATCTCACAGCTGTACGATTAACTCTTCCGGAACAGGTTTTGGatcccctgagaataaaacaagaaccgtgagctcgtcgggtatgtccccgacaatgaccctccgacgctcaagttaggttgatcgagagaaatgtatgctatctcaaagttcgatctcaataaatgTACAGCAGTTACCCCATTTatggcgtatcggggtctatttatagtacACAGTTGTACGGAAAGCattgggccacgtggcctcatCTGGTTGATCCCATTTTAATCGAATGGCcgtcattgtccgggtcttctgTCAGCTCCTACgacccgggtcgggtcctccGCGACCCGCCCGTTGTGAAGTACGCGGATCCGATCGCGGAAATGACCATgctacccttaatgaagggctttTCGGTCTTTTTGCGGGGGGATTATACATATACCCATCAGCATGAACGATAATCACTTCATGCGTATGAATTCAGGTCAGTACGAAGTTGATTTCTTGGATTCAgacatactatatatatatatatatatctatttatgtATGCTCAAAACATAAAGGGAAAGCACTGTAAGTTGTATTGCACCAACTCAACTGGAATTTCCTACCATAGTTTATTATGAGAGTGTTTGTAAATACTTCTACTTTTGaagaaatgatttttataaaaaaatattaaaatttatagtaaaattaagattaggtagtctttgtaataaaaaaataaaaaataaataaaaattatattgtaaaaTGTTTAGAGGACATTCAGTTCTGAAACAATGATCGATGCCTCTATAAATTCTTACCTTAGAATCCCAAccacatgaaaaaaaaaaattccttatcttgaattcttttctttttatgtgaTTCATATGGGAAGAAGAATTACAATCAATCATATTTTAGAGCACGTGATTCATATTGCTGCATTTGAATCGAAACCAACAACAATAATTCCTTATCttgaattcttttctttttatgtgaTTCATATGGGAAGAAGAattacaatcaattatattttagagcACGTGATTCATATTGTTGTATTTGAATCTAAACCAACAACAAGAATTGTCCGATTTTCGTACatccaccaaaaaaaaagaaaaatttattgtctACGTTTTAATAGTTATGGACAAAAAGCGATAGTAATGATTATCATATAGTAATTATagctaaataaaaattaattaaaaaatttaatttattcactatgataaaaatatttgatgtggctgttaattatgaaaaatatttttgtcaggTATTTAGCTATTACTAAATGTTACTATTTAATTACTACAATGGGTTGCGTGGTCAGGTCAATGATTATTTACTACGTCTTTATGGTTTTAACCATAACaattaactatgattaaatattatatatcagtGTAGTGTGCATATTATGTATTGTTGACatcaaaatttggaataaatatcaattaaaggtctaaaataaattgactaataattaaattctaaattaaagcTCATAATAAATTTGGGTTTAAATgtgttcaaaataaattcgaATAAATGTCCATACTAATTAATTCAGGCATTATGCATtttaatgaattgatacaagataaaatataaagttattatcttattttaggTTGGCTAATTAGGCTGGAAAAAAAAGGTTCAAATACCACCCACTAAAAGATGGATCTATATCAGAGCATACGGTCTTCACGCTCAGCAAAAGTAAGCCCAAACTATCAAACTTGCTCATGACTATAGAAAGGAGCCTCCCCCGTAcaactaattttgatttattataaaaagattaattgagtaagaatataaatattttattgataatgagaataaatatatgagatatttatatttttatatggagTATCgatataaataatgtaatttagaGGGGCAACATGTGAAAATGTCCAAGTCGGCAGTCTGCCGGCAGCTCCTTGGGCAACACGGCCGACAGTGACTAGAGGAGGACATAGGCCGGCACGCAGTTGTGTAAACGGCCATCGAGCAAAGATTCTTACCCATTGGAGATCGCAGAACTGTTCATATGGGAACTTTCTTGATGTGCTGGGATGCTATCCACCAAGTATGAAGTCATTTCGAACACGTTTGGGCACGGAGATACAAGGGCGATGATTAGTCGCCACCTTGCACGCCAACATGAGATAATTGTGTGAAGTAGAGTGTTTTATCATTGGAGATTtgcaaatttgtttctttgGGGACATCCTTCCTCTCTTGGGAACACCTCCAAGATGTTTAAGAGCTAGATGGTTCCGTTTAAGTAGGAAATGACGACGATATTTTGAGTCAGCTAGTGCAGTGGCAAGACTGTAATTTCAGAGTATTGCGTGGGCAATTCCTCAGTGATGGATGATTGGATGGGACTGAAACTCTTGGGTTATGATGTAAAAGTGTAGACTATGCAATGGTTCAAACGACACGTGATTTGGACGTCGGTTGAGGGAGATGCGAAAAAGGTGCGCTCCTCGGCCATTTTAATACAGTGGTGAGCTCCAGCCAGTCCTCCTCGTACACGACAACAGTGACGATAGCAACATTGCCACTAAATGAGCATATCTTGGGGGACTTTAAGATCCAGCTCTAGACATCTCAAATGAGTGTTTAGAGTCCCGAAAAGGTATGAGAACCGAACGGGCGGCATAAGGCCAAGATGGCCTACATTGGGCACAAAAGCGGCCGAGAGGTTCCACATGATGAGCAAGGTTGCACTGCGAGCTGCGGGATATTAGGGACAACACCTCTCATACGAATGGGTGATCGAGGCAAACGTTCTAAGACCTCATGATCCAATTCATAGCATGCATTATTGGGTTATAGCCGTCCATATGGATCCAATGGCTAAGATGAGCGGTCGTAGGGAGACACCACACCGTGGGCAAATTATGAAGCAACGTCAAAGGGCAAGAAGACATATTGGGAATGCCGTGTGGGATCAATGCGTGATGTTAGCATATCGAATAGGCCCCAGACTTATGATGCGGTCTTACTCGGGCAAGGCATACAAGATAGCCACGACGAAGGCGTGCGTCGAGGATGCACCGATTGAGCATTGGACATGAGACGGGCATTACAGGCCCATGCGGAGCGTCGTAAGCGAAGCGATGATGCTCTTTACCATCAAAGGACGTGGGCGAGTTCCGAGATTGTAGACAAGATGCATGGCAGCACACTAGCTAGTTGGGGCCGGCGTGAGAATGCGCAAAGGCGTGCGTGCCGAGAGCCTCAGCGAACATGAGCATTTTGGATAGGCGAGCGCACGGGCACGCGGTGTAGCTTAGGGAGGCGTTCAGATATCATGTTAGCGAAATTCAGTATTGAGGACACCTGACGGACAGTCAGTAAACTTTGAGATATGCGAAAGTTGGTCGAAAATTGGgtgtaaacaaaaaatacatttcgTTATGAGAAAAAAGTCCGTCCCTGACACAGTGGCAAGTGATATTGGGATCAGAGCACCATAGCTGatcgaataaaaaaaatctgcaAGGTTGCTTTGCTCGCGtgataaatatatctataatatCCAGCGTAGATCGTGTAGTTTACCAACTACGGCAGGTCGGTTGGACTTTCTGTTTTATTGTGAATAATACTTTTCAACTTCGACTCAGTCCAGACGTCGGTTTTCTTTATTTCCGCACGCAAGAAGGCAATGTCATGGTGCGTACAATAAAATAGATAGAATTCAGGCGTACAAGCTAgcattaattatgatattcaaGAAACCAAATTAGAAAGAGCAAATTGCCAGAGTGCTATATATGGATATAgctatatatgtatgataaATAGATTCGTATAGGGGAATTATACACACAATAAGATGGCCCAGTTACATGCCATGACCGGTGGAGAAGGTCCTCTTAGCTATGCTCAGAACTCTTCCTACCAGGTATATATTCTATCATATGTTAATAAAGGAAAACTTGTATGGAAGTTCATTTAAGTCATCTAAGATATTTGAAATAAGCACTATAGAAGTCTGTAATCGATCATAGATTCCCGTAACTTTTTTGTGCTATATGCAGAGAGCAGTAATGGATGTTGTGAAACCAATCATTGAAGAAGAGATAACAACGAAACTAGACATCTCACAGCTTTCTCCAAATGACTCCTTCTGGATTGCAGATTTTGGCTGCTCAACAGGCCTCAACTCATTTCTTGCCATGCATATCATCACAGAAGCCATTCagaataaatttcaatcagcaagttctataattaattctcaaaGCCGGGAATTTTACGTGTTCTTTAACGACCACGTCAAGAATGATTTCAATACCCTTTTCCGTTCGCTTCCACCTGAAAGGCCTTACCAGGCTGCTGGATTGCCTGGTAGCTTTCACAAACGCCTCTTGCCGAAGGCCTCCCTTCATTTTGCCTATTCGTCTTGGGCCCTTCACTGGCTTTCGCAAGTGCCAAAAGCAGTGACAGACCCTACTTCTCCAGCATGGAATAAAGGGAATGTTTACTGTGGGGGAGCAAGACAAGAAGTTTATGATGCTTATTCAAGTCAATATGCCGAGGATATTGACTCATTCTTGGAAGCTAGGGCACAGGAGCTGGTGAGTGGAGGGCTAATGGCCCTTCTTGTTCCTGCATTAAGTATAAAGCTTGACCCATCCTATAAGGGGGAAATGGTCCTTGACCACATAGCTTCTATCCTCATGGACATGGCCGAGAAGGTAATTAAAGTTCAATATCCAATATTAGACAATAAAATGCCTTCAAGAACTGTCAAAACAATTTGAACATTATATGTCATAGAATCATAATAGGATTTTGTAAACTTAACAAGAGTCGACAACTTCAGGACTGGTCTTCTTGCTGCCAAGCAATCCTtcagtatttatttaaaaactctAATTAAGGAACTAGAAATCACCAGCAGATAAAATGATCTAACTCTGTGGATATTTCATCAACTATCCAGTACTGATGCGGATAAAAGTAGAAATTGTTCATAAAGTCCTAATGCTACTCTTATTGCAGGGAAGAGTCAGTGAAGAAAAGATAGACTCCTTCAACTTTCCGACTTATTATACGTTCCCAGAAGAACTCAAGGCAATAATAGAGAGGAATGGTAGTTACAATATTGAAAGAATGGAAGTATTAGACAATCCAGGGAAGTATGCCGTCACTAGCGCCCATGCTCATGCCTCGGTATACAGAGCCGTATTTGAGGACTTGATGACAAATCACTTCGGATGTGAAATCGTTGATGAATTATTCGAGACATACAGACTAAAACTTGAAGCATCTCCAGATCTCCTACTTCCTGAAAAggatatatcaattataatatttgtccTTCTCAAGCGCAAACTTGAGTGATATCATAACATCATATATGTATACCTACCCCTTTTTACACAATTAATTTCTGTGAATCTTGGAGCAGCTACAACCTCTTTGGTTATCAACTACCAAGGTTACTGGAGGGGTGCTTGCAATTTGCCCGTTCAACAAAAGCCAATCTAGTAGGCGCACTTAAGCCCCTACATAAGTTTTAGTTATTGTTAGGCAAGTTAGGtgtctaacaattaattagaaatatttgGTGTTTCATAttcagaaattaattatatgaactTGGTGaggcaaaaatatttttttagtcacATAAATAAtggaagaattttttttagtgtcaTAACTATGGTAGGTGTCGcttttaatcccataaaactcataatcatgcattttttgtcccaaaaaGTTATGTGTGTTGATTTTAGGattaaaaagatattgtttgagactaaaaaatattgcttgggattaaaaatgcattataattttggaaccaaaagatcccaaaattaaatcacacTTCTTGAGACTAAGAAAGCatgattttaagttttatgggattaaaaaaCATCACagttgtggtaccaaaaataattctatcttttttgtatgggactaaaataatttgcCCAATTcgctaatatatatatatatatatatatatatatgtaatatttagtCTATCGTATAACTCAAATTTAATGTATcatgtgtaatatatataatgcaatTGTTAAGCAAGTTGAGTGTCTACATTTACATGAACCAACCCGAGGGAGAGTGTTAATACGTAGTATTTGGTGcttcatattttgaaattaattacatgaacTTGGTTAATAtgtatgtgatatatatatattgagagagagagggagacaagacttgtttatatatatatgaagagaTTGGTAAGGATTGCAATATACGCATCCAGGCACACACAACGGACACGATCGTGGAGATAGGATGGCTGCGTTACATGGCATGACCAGTGGAGAAGGTGCTCTTAGCTACGCTCCGAACTCTTCCAGGTATTTTAAGCTAAATTATATTGTGTTTTAAGGATTCTTAGttgctgtaatttttttgtgctaTGTGCAGAGAGCAGTATTGGATGTTGTAAAATCAGTCATTGAAGAAGAGATAACAATGAAACTAGACATGAAACAgcttaatttcttcaaatggCTCCTTCTGGATTGCAGATTTCGGCTTGTCAACTGACCATAACTCATTTCTTGCCTTGCAGATTATCACAAATGCCATTCAGAATAGGCTTCAATCAGAAACATCTATAATTTACGATCACGCCAAGAACGATTTCATCACACTTTTCCTTTCACTTCCACCCAAAAGGCATTACCAGGCTGTAGGATTGCCTGGTCGCTTTCATGAACGCCTCTTGCCAAAGGCCTTCCTCCATTACACTTTTTCATCTTGGGCCCTTCACTGGCTTCCGCAAGTGCCAAAGGCGGCCATAAAAACCTTGCATATAAACAGACCTAAGAACATTTgtctaaaaatcataaatattttgaggTGAGATCTTGACACcaactttacaaaatatacCTCACATCAATTTCTCAATTGAATTTGGAAAAATTCATACCGCACCATTCATTTGTCCTGACCCGCGGACTTTTACCCAAAATCTATCAACTAAAGCTGAAAAATAACTCAGAGCGTTGGCATAtgcataattacattaattatagaggaaattatattgacacttCTTAAGTTTAggtcaaattacataaatatattttaggttATGTAAGTTTTACATTTGAATAGGagtatagttgtaattacaactgtAACTTCAATGGGTGTACAGTAGTTttacaaaaaacaagaaatatttgtgtattttactctaattttaaaaattatcaatgtaAATTACTCTTAATTAAGATCAATAGAACTGTTGAGACATTAGACAGGCAACCACATAATTAacgataaataattatgtacaaaaagtgtttgaaatgtgttgagaaaaaattgaagaagacaTTCGGATTAAGTATCAGCGGACGGGGTAAAAGgcgaaaaacaaataataaaagaaaaaaatcaaagttcCCATAAATGAAGGGCGAACCTAAAAACCACACAAGCTTAAATGTTTTTCGTGAATTA encodes:
- the LOC105162048 gene encoding probable S-adenosylmethionine-dependent methyltransferase At5g37970, whose product is MAQLHAMTGGEGPLSYAQNSSYQRAVMDVVKPIIEEEITTKLDISQLSPNDSFWIADFGCSTGLNSFLAMHIITEAIQNKFQSASSIINSQSREFYVFFNDHVKNDFNTLFRSLPPERPYQAAGLPGSFHKRLLPKASLHFAYSSWALHWLSQVPKAVTDPTSPAWNKGNVYCGGARQEVYDAYSSQYAEDIDSFLEARAQELVSGGLMALLVPALSIKLDPSYKGEMVLDHIASILMDMAEKGRVSEEKIDSFNFPTYYTFPEELKAIIERNGSYNIERMEVLDNPGKYAVTSAHAHASVYRAVFEDLMTNHFGCEIVDELFETYRLKLEASPDLLLPEKDISIIIFVLLKRKLE